From a region of the uncultured Draconibacterium sp. genome:
- a CDS encoding HD domain-containing protein: MEEKTGLAIKKFNDYVDSFSGLSEDQLLNFEIKKNHSIRVADLALLLAKNMELNETEAQLAYLIGLFHDIGRFRQLKEYNTFNDAKSVDHAELGIDVLRQGDFFNELDDGQVELIFLAIQQHNKLGLTKNMTDKERLFAKLIRDADKLDILRVITDYYSNPKATPNHTLTWEMPKGGTVSKDVSKQILKGAPVAKESITNELDIKVMQLSWVYDLNYRPSFEIMMEKRYLEKIYNSMPKNDTVIEIYRKVKVFVENKLIA; the protein is encoded by the coding sequence ATGGAGGAGAAAACAGGACTGGCCATAAAGAAGTTTAACGATTACGTTGACTCTTTTTCCGGACTCAGCGAAGATCAGCTTCTGAATTTCGAGATAAAGAAAAATCATTCAATACGTGTTGCCGATCTTGCTCTACTGTTGGCTAAAAATATGGAGCTCAACGAAACGGAAGCTCAGCTTGCCTATTTGATAGGATTGTTTCACGATATAGGAAGGTTTCGGCAGTTGAAAGAATACAACACTTTTAATGATGCCAAATCGGTTGATCATGCAGAGTTAGGAATTGACGTTTTGCGGCAAGGCGACTTTTTTAATGAGTTGGATGACGGTCAGGTAGAATTGATATTCCTGGCAATTCAACAGCACAATAAGCTGGGGCTTACAAAGAATATGACAGATAAAGAACGGCTTTTTGCCAAACTAATTCGCGATGCCGATAAGCTTGATATCCTGCGAGTAATAACCGATTATTATTCCAATCCGAAGGCAACGCCAAACCATACTTTAACCTGGGAGATGCCAAAAGGAGGAACGGTATCTAAAGATGTTTCGAAACAGATATTGAAAGGAGCCCCGGTGGCAAAAGAAAGCATTACAAACGAGCTTGATATAAAGGTTATGCAGCTTTCGTGGGTGTACGATTTAAACTACAGACCGTCGTTCGAGATAATGATGGAGAAGCGTTACCTGGAGAAAATCTATAACTCAATGCCCAAAAACGATACGGTAATTGAAATTTACCGAAAAGTAAAAGTATTTGTAGAAAACAAGTTGATTGCCTGA
- a CDS encoding secondary thiamine-phosphate synthase enzyme YjbQ, with the protein MQKIITVSTPQHNILVDITSEVEEVVKMTGIKSGLVNVYVQGATAGIMIQENWDDSVQNDVVSLLKKLIPAGVWEHDAQDNNGDSHLKAGMVGPSETIPIVNGKMGLSTWQNIFLCEFDGPRNSRNIVITLIDSEK; encoded by the coding sequence ATGCAGAAAATCATAACGGTATCGACACCGCAACATAACATACTGGTTGACATTACTTCTGAAGTAGAGGAAGTAGTGAAGATGACTGGTATTAAAAGTGGTTTGGTAAACGTTTATGTGCAGGGAGCAACAGCAGGAATTATGATTCAGGAAAACTGGGATGATTCGGTACAGAATGATGTGGTGAGCCTGTTGAAAAAACTAATACCCGCTGGTGTTTGGGAACACGATGCGCAAGATAATAATGGTGATTCGCATCTGAAAGCTGGAATGGTAGGTCCGAGTGAAACAATCCCAATCGTGAATGGCAAAATGGGCCTGTCTACCTGGCAAAATATATTTTTATGCGAATTCGATGGGCCAAGAAATTCCCGAAATATTGTTATAACCTTAATTGATTCTGAAAAATAA
- a CDS encoding (2Fe-2S)-binding protein produces the protein MCNFVDEAEIKKLLEKGADSTAQIQSLTRAGTSCGRCLPVIDGLVEEHLKTKPKPQQGKLRLGF, from the coding sequence ATGTGTAATTTTGTTGATGAAGCAGAGATAAAAAAACTGTTGGAAAAAGGAGCCGATTCTACAGCTCAGATTCAATCGTTAACACGTGCCGGAACATCTTGTGGTCGTTGTTTGCCCGTTATTGATGGTTTGGTTGAAGAGCATTTAAAAACAAAACCCAAGCCACAACAAGGAAAGCTGCGACTCGGGTTTTAA
- a CDS encoding gliding motility-associated C-terminal domain-containing protein, protein MQPLEAVVLTATDNCDSDVQVVFTETRTDGDCANSYTLTRTWTATDDCGNETSFTQTVVVSDNTAPEVTCNDITIQLDANGVATITVDDINGGATDACGSIATMFISQETFNCDNVGENQVTLTAIDECGNEATCTATVTVEEGDADCGFDPFKANDDMLTLVYCPNGTVSGDLDLFANDEGFTRENVSFTILTDLPEGVSVTDGNLLYTNEDPTEAVITFTYSVCHTVNTENCDTAEVTIQVLVDTDCDGVPDLDDLDDDDDGILDIIEEENALDQTSLDSDGDGIVDRLDIDSDNDGIVDNIEWQSTIAEDGEYDYIFPLGTDSNNDGWDDAYDPSSNGITYEPWDMDLDGTPDYLDTNTDNEGEDDIVEGWDEFPNDSIADVSYIGSDADGDGLDDAYDTYNTTTEEWGPGQNAIGSDAYLQDTDDDGVRDWRDAVDDRPVPERFACGEPVIPNAFSPNQDGYNDYFKMMIYCTGDQGGSEERVLGDDYTDARIEIFNRWGNLVYEQERYGNEDYWGDVDAWWDGRSMHDMQVGDDQLPTATYYYILYFNDGSKEPITGFIFLNN, encoded by the coding sequence ATGCAACCTCTGGAAGCTGTTGTGCTGACTGCTACTGATAATTGCGATTCGGATGTTCAGGTTGTATTTACTGAAACTAGAACTGACGGTGACTGTGCAAACAGCTATACATTAACTCGTACATGGACAGCTACTGACGACTGTGGTAATGAAACTTCATTTACACAGACAGTGGTTGTTTCGGACAACACTGCTCCTGAAGTTACCTGTAACGACATCACTATTCAACTGGATGCAAACGGTGTTGCAACTATAACTGTTGATGATATCAACGGTGGTGCAACTGATGCTTGCGGTAGTATCGCAACAATGTTTATCAGCCAGGAAACTTTCAACTGCGACAACGTTGGTGAAAACCAGGTTACTTTAACTGCAATTGATGAGTGCGGAAACGAAGCAACATGTACAGCCACTGTAACCGTTGAAGAAGGTGATGCTGACTGTGGTTTCGATCCATTCAAAGCGAATGATGATATGCTTACTTTAGTTTACTGTCCGAACGGAACAGTTTCAGGAGATCTTGATTTGTTTGCCAACGACGAAGGATTTACCCGCGAAAATGTAAGCTTTACTATTCTTACCGATCTGCCGGAAGGTGTAAGTGTTACTGATGGTAATCTACTTTATACAAATGAAGATCCAACTGAAGCTGTTATTACATTCACTTACTCAGTATGCCATACTGTTAATACTGAAAACTGCGACACTGCAGAAGTAACTATACAGGTTCTTGTTGATACTGATTGCGACGGTGTACCTGACCTTGATGACCTTGATGACGATGATGACGGTATTCTGGATATCATCGAGGAAGAAAACGCTCTTGATCAAACATCATTGGATTCAGATGGTGATGGTATTGTTGACCGTTTAGACATCGATTCTGATAACGACGGAATTGTTGACAACATTGAGTGGCAATCAACAATTGCCGAAGATGGAGAATACGACTATATCTTCCCGCTGGGTACCGATTCAAACAACGATGGATGGGATGATGCCTACGATCCTTCCAGCAATGGTATTACTTACGAGCCATGGGATATGGACTTAGACGGTACTCCGGATTACCTGGATACCAATACTGATAACGAGGGAGAAGACGATATCGTTGAAGGTTGGGATGAATTCCCTAATGACTCAATAGCAGATGTAAGTTACATTGGCAGCGATGCCGACGGTGATGGTCTGGATGACGCTTACGATACTTACAACACCACTACCGAAGAATGGGGGCCCGGACAAAATGCTATCGGATCTGATGCCTACCTGCAGGATACTGATGATGATGGTGTACGTGACTGGAGAGATGCAGTTGATGACCGACCAGTACCTGAACGGTTTGCATGTGGAGAACCGGTTATTCCAAACGCCTTCTCTCCAAACCAGGATGGTTACAACGATTATTTCAAAATGATGATTTACTGTACAGGCGACCAGGGTGGCAGTGAAGAAAGAGTATTAGGAGACGATTACACGGATGCCAGAATAGAAATATTTAACAGATGGGGCAACCTGGTTTATGAGCAGGAACGCTATGGAAATGAAGACTACTGGGGAGATGTAGATGCATGGTGGGACGGCAGATCAATGCATGATATGCAGGTAGGTGACGACCAGCTACCTACAGCAACCTACTACTACATCTTATACTTTAATGATGGAAGTAAAGAACCTATTACCGGATTTATATTCCTAAATAATTAA
- a CDS encoding type IX secretion system membrane protein PorP/SprF yields MMKAKLNIIKGLGILAIVVAAFTSNAQQDPMFTQYMFNTQTINPAYAGTWESVGFMALGRHQWTGWDGAPTTYTFSVQAPLKNERVALGLNVMNDKTGLEKRFYVFADYSYLVPVSEKTNLRLGLKGGFTNYSNNLSQYTILDPGDPNFSGEIKNAFKPNFGVGAFLYSKRAYVGLSVPKLVSTTFENDMESFSVEGELRHYFLIAGAVFDMGENVKFKPTMFTKASFTSETGTPLQFDLTGNFLIKEKLWLGAMYRTGSSYGFIAQWIFDQKLRVGYAIDFTTNNMKHYSNGTHEVMISYELRFKKEEVVSPRYF; encoded by the coding sequence ATGATGAAAGCAAAATTAAATATAATCAAAGGTTTAGGGATTCTGGCAATAGTAGTAGCAGCATTCACTTCAAATGCCCAACAGGATCCGATGTTTACACAATACATGTTCAATACACAAACCATTAACCCGGCTTATGCCGGTACATGGGAGTCCGTAGGATTTATGGCTCTTGGGCGTCATCAGTGGACTGGTTGGGACGGAGCTCCTACAACTTATACCTTCTCGGTACAGGCTCCACTAAAAAATGAACGTGTGGCATTGGGATTAAATGTAATGAATGATAAAACAGGATTGGAAAAACGTTTTTATGTTTTTGCCGATTATTCTTACCTGGTTCCCGTCAGCGAGAAAACAAATTTGAGGTTGGGACTTAAAGGTGGTTTTACCAATTACTCCAACAACTTATCTCAATATACCATTTTAGACCCGGGCGACCCGAATTTTTCAGGTGAAATAAAAAATGCATTCAAACCAAACTTTGGTGTAGGTGCCTTTTTATACAGCAAAAGAGCCTATGTAGGCCTTTCAGTTCCGAAACTGGTAAGCACCACCTTTGAAAACGATATGGAAAGCTTTTCTGTCGAAGGAGAACTACGTCACTATTTCCTGATTGCCGGTGCCGTTTTTGATATGGGTGAGAATGTAAAATTCAAGCCTACCATGTTTACCAAGGCTTCGTTTACTTCTGAAACTGGTACTCCCCTTCAGTTCGACCTTACAGGAAACTTCCTGATAAAAGAGAAACTATGGCTCGGAGCAATGTATCGTACAGGTTCTTCTTACGGGTTTATTGCTCAATGGATATTTGACCAGAAATTAAGGGTTGGTTACGCCATTGATTTTACTACGAACAACATGAAACATTACAGCAATGGAACCCACGAAGTAATGATCTCTTACGAACTAAGATTTAAGAAAGAAGAAGTGGTATCGCCAAGATACTTCTAA